The Anabaena sp. WA102 genome contains a region encoding:
- a CDS encoding chorismate lyase, translated as MATTFNPTNDLILPSAWHCLTPIWQGGEEAIKCGLPHTQLAPTWQLLLLGDGSPTRHVQLLTGEPTEVDVIDMSAIGMSSDNAPTIMQMLPGPRIRRQVWVRTASGQRLYYAASWWEASHVDEYLQNKSLPIWASLARLRTELYRDVQGIYYGNSEALESGFNEKGPFWGRHYLFWHHGQPLTLIYEVFSPFLTKYLGAMNFES; from the coding sequence TTGGCTACTACTTTTAATCCCACAAATGATCTAATCCTACCAAGTGCTTGGCATTGCCTGACTCCTATTTGGCAAGGTGGGGAGGAAGCGATTAAATGCGGTTTACCGCACACTCAGTTAGCACCAACTTGGCAATTACTGCTTTTGGGTGATGGTTCTCCGACTCGGCACGTCCAACTACTTACGGGTGAACCAACGGAGGTAGATGTGATTGATATGTCAGCAATTGGCATGAGTTCCGATAATGCACCGACTATAATGCAGATGCTACCAGGTCCAAGAATTAGAAGACAGGTATGGGTGCGAACTGCTTCTGGACAGCGGTTATATTATGCTGCTTCTTGGTGGGAAGCAAGTCATGTAGATGAGTATTTACAAAACAAGTCTTTACCAATTTGGGCAAGTTTAGCGCGGTTACGAACTGAGTTATATAGAGATGTGCAAGGTATTTATTATGGTAACTCAGAGGCGTTAGAGTCGGGTTTTAATGAAAAAGGTCCGTTTTGGGGTCGCCATTATTTATTTTGGCATCATGGACAACCGCTGACTTTGATTTATGAAGTTTTTTCGCCGTTTTTAACTAAATATTTGGGCGCTATGAATTTTGAAAGTTAA
- a CDS encoding peptidase domain-containing ABC transporter: MKYQLVQQHSEEDCGAACLASIAKHYGQTFTISRIREAVGTGQFGTTLLGLKRGAEILGFKANPVKTSPEILDKINEAPLPAIIHWQGNHWVVLYGKKGKKFLIADPAVGLRYLSKQDVEAAWTDWLLLLVEPDPIRFFAQKQDQVGGFWRFFQRVWIYRGILFQALPLNLVLGLLSLASPFLLQILTDDVLVRGDTKLLTTVVISVVVMNIISHSLSFVQSNLIAHFAQRMQLGLVLEFGRQILRLPLTYYETRRSGEVVSRLRDIDQINQLIAQVVVGLPSQLFIAVISLFLMLFYSWKLTSAALVISVVMTISTFIFQPTLQQKTNELLVTEAETQGVLVETFKGALTLKTTTSGRQFWDELQNRFNRLARLTFQTMQIGIINNTFSGFVSSIGSVILLWFGGYLVINPSENLSIGQLLAFNSMNGNFIGLISTVINFVDEFTRAKTAVRRLTEVIDATPEDDDNGKKPFATISENADIICTNLTFHYPGRIDLLDDFSLTIPGGKNIALIGKSGCGKSTLSKLISGLYKLQSGNIQIGIYNLQDLSLESLRQQVVLVPQDAHFWNRSIVENFRLGAPYVSFEQIVKACQIAGADEFISKMPETYQTILGEFGANISGGQRQRLAIARAIVTDPAILILDESTGGLDPVSEAQVLDQLFEHRQGKTTILITHRPKVINRADWIVLIDQGRLKLEGSLQDLRTKSGDHLDFVIP; encoded by the coding sequence ATGAAATACCAGTTAGTTCAACAACATAGCGAAGAAGATTGTGGAGCAGCTTGCTTGGCTTCAATTGCTAAACATTATGGTCAGACTTTTACTATTAGCAGAATTAGAGAAGCTGTAGGAACTGGGCAATTTGGAACCACCTTATTAGGATTAAAAAGAGGCGCAGAAATCCTGGGTTTTAAAGCCAATCCCGTGAAAACTTCGCCAGAAATATTAGATAAAATTAATGAAGCACCCTTACCAGCAATCATTCATTGGCAAGGAAATCATTGGGTTGTTTTATATGGTAAAAAAGGTAAAAAATTTCTGATTGCAGACCCCGCAGTGGGCTTGCGTTATCTTTCCAAACAAGATGTAGAAGCAGCTTGGACAGATTGGTTATTATTATTAGTAGAACCAGACCCTATTCGCTTTTTTGCTCAAAAGCAAGATCAGGTCGGTGGTTTTTGGCGTTTCTTCCAACGAGTTTGGATTTATCGTGGCATTTTATTCCAAGCATTACCTCTCAATTTAGTATTGGGTTTGCTGTCTTTAGCTTCCCCTTTTTTGCTGCAAATTCTTACTGATGATGTATTAGTTAGAGGTGACACAAAATTATTGACTACAGTAGTAATTTCTGTAGTCGTCATGAATATTATTTCTCATAGTCTTTCATTTGTCCAGTCTAACTTAATTGCTCATTTTGCCCAACGAATGCAATTAGGTTTAGTCTTAGAATTTGGGCGGCAAATTCTGCGTTTACCATTAACTTATTATGAAACCCGTCGCAGTGGTGAAGTTGTCAGTCGGCTGCGAGATATTGACCAAATTAATCAATTAATTGCTCAAGTTGTTGTTGGTTTACCCAGTCAACTTTTTATTGCGGTAATTTCCTTATTTCTCATGTTATTTTATAGTTGGAAACTTACCTCAGCAGCTTTAGTAATTTCTGTGGTAATGACCATATCTACATTTATTTTTCAACCCACATTACAGCAAAAAACTAATGAACTGTTAGTTACAGAAGCCGAAACCCAAGGGGTTTTAGTCGAAACCTTTAAAGGTGCATTAACTCTCAAAACAACCACATCAGGAAGACAATTTTGGGATGAATTACAAAATCGCTTTAATCGTCTAGCTAGGCTCACATTTCAGACAATGCAAATTGGGATTATTAATAATACATTTTCTGGTTTTGTTTCTAGTATTGGTAGTGTAATTTTACTTTGGTTTGGTGGCTATTTAGTAATTAACCCATCTGAAAATTTGAGTATTGGACAATTACTAGCCTTTAACTCAATGAATGGTAATTTTATTGGGTTAATTAGTACAGTTATTAATTTTGTTGATGAATTTACTCGTGCAAAAACTGCTGTACGGCGGTTAACAGAAGTTATTGATGCCACTCCAGAAGATGATGATAATGGTAAAAAACCTTTTGCGACAATTTCTGAAAATGCTGATATTATTTGTACAAATTTAACCTTTCATTATCCTGGTCGTATTGACTTATTAGATGATTTTTCTTTAACGATTCCTGGAGGTAAAAATATTGCTTTAATTGGCAAATCTGGCTGTGGTAAAAGTACATTATCTAAACTAATTTCTGGTTTATATAAACTCCAATCTGGCAATATACAAATTGGGATTTATAATCTCCAAGACCTTTCCTTAGAATCTCTCCGTCAACAGGTAGTTCTCGTTCCCCAAGATGCTCATTTTTGGAATCGTTCAATTGTCGAAAACTTCCGATTAGGAGCGCCTTATGTTAGCTTTGAGCAGATTGTTAAAGCTTGTCAAATTGCTGGTGCTGATGAATTTATCAGTAAAATGCCTGAGACATATCAAACTATTTTGGGTGAATTTGGTGCTAATATTTCTGGTGGACAAAGACAAAGATTAGCCATAGCTAGAGCCATTGTTACAGACCCAGCAATTCTCATTTTAGATGAATCTACAGGTGGACTTGATCCAGTGAGTGAAGCCCAAGTTTTAGACCAATTATTTGAACATCGTCAAGGAAAAACAACGATTTTAATTACTCACCGACCCAAAGTAATTAATCGTGCTGATTGGATTGTTTTAATAGATCAAGGTAGGCTGAAATTAGAAGGTTCTTTACAGGATTTACGTACTAAATCAGGAGATCATTTAGATTTTGTAATTCCTTAA
- a CDS encoding four helix bundle protein gives MIGNSEESNSISMVKSHRDLGIYQIAVEAAMKIFGLSKNFPVEERYSLTDQIRRSSRSVCANMAEAWRKRRYEAAFVAKLNDCEAESAETQTWIEFTVKCNYLDIETGRKLYGNYNQVLSGLVTMINNPSRWLMNHKNHKNHKY, from the coding sequence ATGATTGGTAACTCAGAAGAATCAAACTCAATATCAATGGTTAAATCTCATAGAGATTTGGGAATTTATCAAATTGCTGTTGAAGCAGCAATGAAAATTTTTGGGTTATCAAAAAATTTTCCTGTTGAAGAAAGATATTCTCTAACAGATCAAATTCGTCGTTCTTCTCGTTCTGTTTGTGCGAATATGGCAGAAGCTTGGCGTAAACGTCGTTATGAGGCTGCTTTTGTTGCTAAATTAAATGATTGTGAAGCTGAATCTGCTGAAACTCAAACATGGATAGAATTTACAGTTAAATGTAATTACTTAGATATTGAAACAGGACGTAAACTTTATGGTAATTATAATCAAGTTTTATCTGGTTTAGTGACTATGATCAATAACCCATCACGCTGGTTAATGAATCATAAAAACCATAAAAACCATAAATATTAA